The Brassica napus cultivar Da-Ae chromosome C7, Da-Ae, whole genome shotgun sequence genomic interval AACCTACATTgagaacaaaattcaaaaagagTGATGTAACCATTTGGTACTTTGAAATCTAAGACGCAAAGCTATGAATGGGTTGAAGCTTTACACCGACCTTGACCACCACCGGAATCAGCAGTGACTTCTGCTGTGACAGAGAAAGGGACACTGTATGTGATCtgcacaaaagaaaacaaaggatGCTTCTATCATCACATATTTAAAGAAATGTTGCAACAAGAATTTTAAAAAGAGGGTTCCGgcttatataaaatacatacaGCTAGAGGAAAACCAAGGAGTGCAAAAACGATTATGGCTGCAGTTCTTGTTGTTTCGTTTCCATCTATTATATGTTCAATTCCTTTAGAGTTATCCCTCAAAGACATCAAGCTAATAAGAGCTGTTCCTGCCATGCATGCGAATACTGTAAAATTGCTCAGAGCCCATACAGCTCGTGCACCCATCCGCTGACACATTGGTTCAATCAAGAATGAGCTGATCCCAAGGACAACCTACAGAAACCAGGAAGAAGAAAATTCAATAACTGAGTGACTGGTGTAAGCATACCATAATGTTGTTACACTGATCCTTACAGAGTTTAGTAACAAGCCAAATGCACCTTCCCGAACACCTTGATCATAAAGTTCCACGCGCAAACTATCTCCCGTTGGATCACCATGGTAAACTTCTCTTCCCATCCAATCTGTATCAAACAGAAAGAAGGGGAACCACGATAGCTGCAAGGAAGACGACAACAATCAATATATAAAAGGATCTAAGAACAGGAAACAATGTCGCAAAGGTGATGACCGATATAAAGATATACCATAATGTTTTATTTGGTACTCACCCATGTTAGAGCCATTACGATAAGAACAGAGTGCATAGCAGGCGGCAAATGCCTTAAACTGGTTAGCAAATTCACTAGAACAGATCCAGGGCCATCAATGAAGGTCTCATCTTGATGCTCATTGTTTGACTTTTCAAGATGCCCATCCATATCACGTTCCACTCTCTCATAATTAATCCCATTGGCAGCACCATGGTTCGATTTTGAGTGCTCAAGGCCTTCAGGCTGGAGATCATCCAGCAAAGGTGCAGAATCTGGTATGCGTGTGGGCTTACTGCTTGCCAAAGGAATCTCTTTCGCAAAATAGATTGTGACAAGAGTGCATATAGTGAGAAAGACCTGAAAAAATGACAACTCTTAGAAAAATATCCAACAATATATTCAGATTGCAAAATACGAACAAAAACCCACTAGGTAGATTTTATATGTCTTGAGTTGTGACTAAATGGTCCCCGAGATATAAACATGACATGGTTTGGTAGATGCATgtgtaagaaaaaaagaacatacTGCTTACCACTGCAAGAAGAAAAGCTGCTTTAAGATTTCCACATGCGGCACAACATGCTCTACTGGTTAGGAAAGGAAACCATCTGCTCAGTAAAGATACTCGGATTATTTAACAGTTGGTGAAAAATGCAAAACTGCAAATGAGGAAATAGAATACAAGCTTCTGAGAATGAGGATCTCAAAGATTACTCTTGCCATCGTCCACTAGCCCCAGCAGAAAACCCAAGGATATTACCAATAGCCATCCACAAGCAGAAGACAGCATTTGCAGTATTCCGCTGATCAGGACCTAAGGAACGCAAGAGAAAtctcatatgttttttattcTAAAGATCAGAAACAATGAAAATTCAATCTATTCTAGATTTCAGTCTGTTACATGTCTGGAAAATTTCTATCACTACCTGATAGATCAGCTAGAAGAGCACGAGCAGGTCCCTGAAACCAAAGCAGAAAACATCATTCCAGGATATTTAGGTAATGACTAACACCATTGAACTAGTAGATTAGATTGGATCTGAACCTGTACTGTGTTGTTTGCTAGATCCAACAACCAAAACCCAAGGATAAAGACAAAAGCTGCCCTGGTCCGTGTGCCTTTGAAAGTACTGCATTTACATATACATATCATCAAGTCgtcaaaaactttaaatttaaacattCTTTATAAAACATGACATTGGCAGGGTAGCAAGAGAGCAACCTGCAATGTTCCTTTGTATCTCCTAACAAATACCCAATGTCTGCAGAAAACCCGATAATTATCACCTGAATAGCAAGTTTTTGTTTAGCTTATATACATAAAACACAACGTACGCAGCTATAtcctaaagaaaataaaaaatcatatcttCAATTGCCCCCTTACTGCTATAGAGATCATGAGTGATCCCACGAGGATGAAAGGTCGTCTTCTTCCATACTTTGAAGTACATTTATCACTCCAAATGCCCACACAAGGCTGGACCTAATAACCAACAAACAAATAAGTACCAACAAAATGTTTCTGATCAGAGTTTTAACTCCCATGAGAGACAAATATCCCCACCATCACTAAATAAATATACTCCTTACAAGAAAATTTGTacaaattctcaaaaaaaaattaaaggaaacaaaacaagatTGAAAACTTACCACGAGGCCTGTAATAGGGCCGCATAGCCAAATAAACGAAGAAAAAGCGTGCGATATTCCAAGGGTCTGCACACCAATCAGCCAAAATGCAAGTAAGAACTCAAAGGGTtcatcagcaacaacaacaatgaaTGCACGCTAGTTCTGAAGGAAGGTAAAGGAAGTCTCTTTTTTCTAACAGTTATAGAAAAGAGACAATGGAGGTGGGACAGTATAGGCAACTTTGGATGCGTGTTTACACAAGCAGTTGAGATACCATATGAAAACGTAACTATATATTTAACTAGgggttggcccgccctacgggcgggtaaATTtaccataaaataattttatattaaatattcttaattttataaaatatttgaaattattctAAATTGaatagaataaatataatttggtttctaattaaatcatatataatttgacctttttataatttttacgtcttataattttttatttgaaatcaaCTATATTTTATGACATTGTACTACTTTATTTTCAATATTCATTTCAGTTATTAATTGTTAAAAGAAATATGTTCTCATTTTTACATTTGCATGAGATTATATGTgtagtattttaatattttttaattttttgttaaagttATATGTTTGATTGTGATATATCTGAATATATTCTATCTTTAATTATAAATGTATctctaacaatattttttttcaaaaatttccttaaCCAAATACTTAAATCACATTGTCTTTGGCTAATCTAGCATGTTAAATCGTcatctatagatttttttaacacatgttatctataatttttttattgatatatttacataaattgtttttttgaagtttgccttagatttctatatatatatagctctaAGTGGTGATAAAGGCTTAAAAACTTTATAAGATATCCTAATATACATTTTATTACATAGatttaatgtttattatttattattttatatatgttttggatatatttttaaaattttgcttctgaactattttttattgattaaaacagattaaaactaaattttgatttaatctgatcaatattttgtttgGGTGTAGAACATTAAAGTTTGGTTTTCTATTGAAATGGTTAAGCTTAGCTTGATATTTATAGCCTAATTATATACTCTCCCTGCTCTTAAATATAggatgtttttttaaaaaaaattgatgttccaatatataagatgttttcaattttctaggtaacttttactttattaaaaactatgtaaccaatcatatttattaatctattttgtaattggttgaatacaattattttataggtttaatgatactttctagataaaaaaataattttcttaatatgtgtgttttttcctaaacatcttatatttaggaaCAGAGAGAGTACCATTTAACCATTAATATTGTATTTTGATATACTTGCAATTTTCAATAGATCTACTGAAGGccaaacaatttaaaatattttgaaatcttgtGGACCtattattcataaataaatttaaattatactgaataatttttaattaatttttatactaAACCTAAGTGTATTACTCATGAATGAGATGAATATAATTTCTGTATATAAttggattattatttttcagttttttaaaatatttaaatattttatcttttgattagATTTTATCCTTTTTGTAGGGTTCGTATTGTGAATggattttttgtttcatttagaATAAAGTTAAATGTTGAATGTGAACATGGAAGCTTCCTTACTTCTCAAGACATGATCTTCCTGGATAGAAAAATGGCTTCTTAATGATTTAGTGAAGGCAATAGCTCTCAAAGCTTTCATCATTTTGAAAGATCACCTATGTTTTTTGTTACTTGAATTCCTCAAAGCAGTCCTCAATTTAATATAGCTTCTTTGTAGAATGGAATCTGTGTTTATATCAGACACTTTTTCCGGAGCCATTAGAGTTGTCGCTGTTTTCATTCTAATTAAATGGTTTGATGCTTTGTACATAGCTTCCATGAGGGACTGAGTAGACGACCTTTTAGTTCATTTCAGTTCGAATAAAGAAGCGTTTGGTAAATAATTAAAGGATTTAATAACACCAAAAGAGTAAAATCTTTACATAACTAAACAAATATAGTCATCTGTCAAGAGCTCATGCATATAAGGTAAAGgctaaaaacaaacacaaacaaaaggcaGCAGATAAAACTGTgatgttttaataaaactacCCGGTATGATGTCTTGGAGGGTAGATCACCTCGTAAAATTACGCAACCTAAAGATCTTTTCGGTGCTGGTACCACCAGGCATTCTCAGAGCTGGAGAAGCTTCATGAAGAAATCAACAGTATTGTAATATGTCCCCCAGCTGCAGTGTTACTTTACTTCCCTCTCGCATTTTTTCCAACGACTCCATCGCGGCGTTTGTCACCTCCACTCTCAGACTTAGATAGTGATAATTCATGCACATGTTCAATATGTCTATAACAATGGACCAAAGTAAATTAGActttggagctagtatatattACTAACAGAAGGGAAGAACATACCGTATCAATCAAAGACTTGTCCACATATTTCAAGAAGATTGCATGACCATGGAAATATTAGAACCACAGTCAGAAAAGGGGAGATGGTTATTGCATGTTTTTGTTAGGGTGCTGATTCATTTTAGAGATGGCACAATGTCAACAGATGCCTCGGATGGATACAATAGAAGACTCAATGAGATGAAGGTTACCTTGATCATGAGCAATCAAGTGAGGATGGTAACCGGTAGCTCAGTGATCAGCTAGGGGTGTTAAGATAAATTGGAATTACATAAGATTTTTAACAGTAAGGATTATAAATATGAAGACAgcctatatatttttaaaattgattggTATACAGAATTATAACACCCCAACTTTAATCCATTAAGGCGAAAAAACTGTATCAGCACCTCACTTAGTCAATCAAATCTGGATTCGTAACTCCCCAACGTTTCTTTCTATATGCGTGACAAACATCCTCACATGAATTGCAGAAGTCGTGCACTTCCTGCAAAGAAAACCAACAAAGGTCACATGAAAGCTAGCTAAgcaaaattgaaaaaaacttCAACTATTCGGAAATGATAAGTTATATTTCATACACAGGAAAAAAAATCACACTGGAAGGAAAGTTACGTTTATTGTAATGCAGTTATTTATAGTTTATGTTCAAGAGAAGTGTAGAGACCTGAGTTTTGGAGTAAGGTACGGTAAACATTCGCTTTACAATGTAAACTGGTGCAAAAAAGCTTACTTTATTCTCGTATTCCAATAACCCAAGACAGAAAGTGCTTCACTTTTCTTGTTAAGGTTCATAGCAATAACATTAGCCTCCTTTGAtactaaatttaaaatgatgAGTTACCCATTTTTCCTCCACTTTTTGGGAGATGAAGAATTCGAATCACCTTTTCTTGATCACGTCATGAAATCTAAGaggaaaaaaaacacattaatcaGGCATACATAATCACAAAAGCTGATCAAAATGGTAAACATTTGTCCTTCCATAACCAAGTCTTCCATGATCTCCTCTACCAAACTGATCAAAATCATAATCATTAGAAAtgactcttttctttttaagtaaatCTAAAAGTTAGTTTTTTGGGTTTCAAGGGACTAACCAAAAAAATTCTGCCATCTGTTGTCAAAGCAACAAAATGTGTTCCTCcacaagaaaaatatttgtaataagGTTATTGATCATTAAAGTTTAATACTTCTTTACATGAATGATGTCCTCTTTTAGACATCTCAAGATCAGTAAAGTTTGATTTTAAGCAATATCTTTGTCAGCTAGAATATCAACTTTCTGTGGAGCTATTTTGCTGCTCTTGTCATTGTCACCCAACCCGAGTTAAAATTAGAAGACCAAACAAACAATTATTCTTGATGAAAATGAGGATCTAACACATGGTGAttggtgagaatgagtaaaaaaaacattaagaacaCGTTTGAGAGAACATGAGCGCTAATATCTATCATCCACATGCATCAATATCAACCTAAAAATACGTctaaagagagatagagatagagaggGAAAAAGTTGTAGATCAAGCATCTGAAGGTTTTGATAAGTAGAAAATGAACCAATAAaaggaagagaaagaaacaaacctAATTGAGATCGTCGAGGCCTTGGACTGGGACATGATGAGGGGTTGTGCCAATAGTCTCCCATCTTCTTCAAGAGCCAGATAATGAAACGCTCCAACAGCAATAAAACAGAAGTTTTCAAAACCTTGAACACTcgaacaaatatttattttctaaatagaGGAAACCAAAACAGAACATTCAAGTAGTAGCCAAATAATGCACAAATGGCTTTGTGTGAGTTTTAATTTGTCTCTATACATGTCACCGGGCGGCCACGAATGACCCCAAGTCCACACATAACCTTTGCGTGTGAAAACTACTGAGTGAGCACCACCTGCAGCAACCTGTTAAGAAGGTAAACCATCAGATGGATTATCATCCACGGATAAACATTGAGGAAGAGACAAATATTTCTGGGCACAACGTCTCTTCACACGGCTCTCATCTTCACGACACCATGTTCATTCCCACCTGCGTGTATTTCCATAATCATTTAATAATATGACTTGACTAACCAAACAAAACAGTTTGATACTAACAAACAACAATAAAGCGTACCCTACGCGTATGCTCATCCTTCATCATCAACAGCTACACAACAGTTAGGTGAGATGAACCCATGTATGAAAGTACATTGTCTTAAAATGATATTAGTTACTGGAATTTATTAGTAGGCAAATAATTATTTGAAGAACTCGATTTCATACCTGCTCATAGATCAGAAGCAGTCATAGCCCAATTAAGATTTCCACTTCGGTTGTGTTCCTTGCTTCCCAAACATGGATTTACCGGAAACGCAGCTCCGCCTTCCCCCAAGCCAATAGAGACATGTTGAAGAATTGAGTAATTGAAAACTTTGATCGGGATAAAGGTATATATAAGGTGAAAGGCTGAGGGAATCACAACAGTTGGATGGCTACAGAAAATTAAGGGGCTTCATGACTCTTTAAGAGGTGTGATGCCAACGTTACGAAAAGTGTGCGTAAAGAGGTCAAAACAGTTGGGTTACTCCAATGGGGaatgaggaagatgaagaggCTGGTCTCCGTCGGCTAGAGCGAGGATTTAATTTACAGAATCATGAGGTGACACGTGGCGAAGAAAGCCCCCTCCTTACGGATGACGTGGACAGCCTAAAAAGGGAGAAAACTCTCCTTTATAGTTATAGATTCCCATCATTCAATTCAAATGTCATATACGAGTGAATATAATAAGCCATCAACAACAGTCACCTAACCACTAAACTTCATTGTTATCACCAGTTTCTTCTTCGTACAATCTAACAAGAAATGGCGGCAACGAACGAAACCTGAATATAAGGAGTGAGGAGAGAAAGTTGCAATGCCCATCCAAATTGAACACCAGCAGCCACTGTACAGCTAAGCACCAGCGTCACCAAGCTACAATCCTTCGCCACGGGTTCACCACCATCGGAACCATTCAAAGGAGAAGACGACGAagacgaagaggaagaagaagaagcgcgTTCGTTTCCATGCTTCGTCGCCATCTCAACTTCAACATCCTTCCTCAAATTCCTATACGGCACCGAGATCGACACCGAGTCTCCACTCTTCCCGGCCATATCTCGCCGTCGTCAAAAATGCCCCCCGAAACTACTACAGATCCCTAAATTCTGATTCAAATAGATTATAATACTCTCGAATCAAAAAAGAGCTAGGTCCAAGGGGGATTACGCCTGGAGATTCGGAGACGACGATCGAAGATCTAGCAGAAGAGTCAATTTTGGAGACGACGAtcgttttcttatttttttttttttttgcttagacGTTTTACAGACACCGTTGATCTATAGATGGACGGCTGAGATTTTATCTACTAGTCTATTATAAGACTTACCGGTCGTAACTCATAAGTCAACTTCCTCGTCGCGTAATCTCCACCGTTGGTTTTTTTATTCGTACGGATCAAAACCGTTGCTTCGGTTTAAAGAAAAAGCGGACGAAAGTCGCTGTCACCGACGCCAAACATAAAAGCGCGCTTTCTAAAATGGAAACCGCAGTCGTTTTAATTATGGGCCTAGAGTTGTCGCCGCTCAGCCCATTTATAAGAAATCAAACTATTAAGCCCATTAAATCCCAACGTAGACATGTTTGTATAGCATGATATATATAGGCTTGTAGCATATAACGTGATAGGGATTAtacgaaaagaaagaaaaaaatttacaaaaggaggaaaggaaAAAGACGTGAGCCTAACAGATGTTATGATGATGTATTGGTGAAAAAATGCAAAGAAGATTATGATTCTTGCTTGTGGAAAATGAAAGGTGTAGGCACAATTTAATATACTTACGTCTTTCTTTCTCCATCTCTCCTTGTCCCTCTCTTTCTCCTTCGTGTGCATGACCTCTCTTATGtccaatcttttattttatttttgtttctttattacATCAAC includes:
- the LOC106411317 gene encoding sucrose transport protein SUC3 isoform X1; translated protein: MAGKSGDSVSISVPYRNLRKDVEVEMATKHGNERASSSSSSSSSSSPLNGSDGGEPVAKDCSLVTLVLSCTVAAGVQFGWALQLSLLTPYIQTLGISHAFSSFIWLCGPITGLVVQPCVGIWSDKCTSKYGRRRPFILVGSLMISIAVIIIGFSADIGYLLGDTKEHCSTFKGTRTRAAFVFILGFWLLDLANNTVQGPARALLADLSGPDQRNTANAVFCLWMAIGNILGFSAGASGRWQEWFPFLTSRACCAACGNLKAAFLLAVVFLTICTLVTIYFAKEIPLASSKPTRIPDSAPLLDDLQPEGLEHSKSNHGAANGINYERVERDMDGHLEKSNNEHQDETFIDGPGSVLVNLLTSLRHLPPAMHSVLIVMALTWLSWFPFFLFDTDWMGREVYHGDPTGDSLRVELYDQGVREGAFGLLLNSVVLGISSFLIEPMCQRMGARAVWALSNFTVFACMAGTALISLMSLRDNSKGIEHIIDGNETTRTAAIIVFALLGFPLAITYSVPFSVTAEVTADSGGGQGLAIGVLNLAIVIPQMIVSLGAGPWDALFGGGNLPAFVLASVAAFAAGVIALRSLPTLSSSFKSTGFHIG
- the LOC106411317 gene encoding sucrose transport protein SUC3 isoform X2, which translates into the protein MYFKVWKKTTFHPRGITHDLYSNIGYLLGDTKEHCSTFKGTRTRAAFVFILGFWLLDLANNTVQGPARALLADLSGPDQRNTANAVFCLWMAIGNILGFSAGASGRWQEWFPFLTSRACCAACGNLKAAFLLAVVFLTICTLVTIYFAKEIPLASSKPTRIPDSAPLLDDLQPEGLEHSKSNHGAANGINYERVERDMDGHLEKSNNEHQDETFIDGPGSVLVNLLTSLRHLPPAMHSVLIVMALTWLSWFPFFLFDTDWMGREVYHGDPTGDSLRVELYDQGVREGAFGLLLNSVVLGISSFLIEPMCQRMGARAVWALSNFTVFACMAGTALISLMSLRDNSKGIEHIIDGNETTRTAAIIVFALLGFPLAITYSVPFSVTAEVTADSGGGQGLAIGVLNLAIVIPQMIVSLGAGPWDALFGGGNLPAFVLASVAAFAAGVIALRSLPTLSSSFKSTGFHIG